In Rosa chinensis cultivar Old Blush chromosome 1, RchiOBHm-V2, whole genome shotgun sequence, a genomic segment contains:
- the LOC112194316 gene encoding uncharacterized protein LOC112194316 isoform X1 gives MQQGGGKGAFCFGGTMNLFRISSQHVQHVPAAAVVYEPPPEAQLPLKPAGPTLEGLIAEDSYPQYAAIADHVGENESGVEHGTGAKNDSSVIAKHHDVSDEEGWIAIPYKELPDNWNDAQEIQSLRSMDRSFVFPGEHVHILALLSACKQDTEIITPFKLAAAMNKNGLKQSPTKQNGNVEDENDTLSRKGESSLDSQGTDQIGETLSKEKADPQKDVSASESLLRMEDHKRQTEILLQRFERSHFFVRIAESGESLWSKKGSSEKSSESSEMDGLEDTLNGTQKSALPQLNAIVDKGNFDPKVSGGVARNNVKCCSLSNGDIVVLLQVNVGVDFLNDPVIEILQFEKYRERSLSTEAQENLVYANPDPCGELLKWLLPLDNVLPPPARPLSPPLTSNSGIGATHQKPTSGSQIFSHFRSYSMSSLPQNTTQPPAPITVASSKPSFDREDWDQFSSLKLLKSQKDGYDGLLSFRGVSLERERFSVRCGLEGIYTPGRRWRRKLEIIQPVEIHSFAADCNTDDLLCVQIKNVSPAHAPNIVVYVDAITIVFEEASKGGQSVSLPIVCVEAGSDHSIPNLALRRGEEHSFILKPATTLWKNFKTGGDRSTQQSLAQAGNAASSSHLALKTAEGKRAASTADQYAIMVSCRCNYTESRLFFKQPTSWRPRMSRDLMISVASEMSGQSSAPNAGVSQLPVQVLTLQASNLTTEDLSLTVLAPASFTLPPSVVSLNSSPSSPMSPFVGFPGFTGRTTAERHNSTMQRLNSAPSILTNQKQASSKEQASPVSDIVPTAGLGCTHLWLQSRVPLGCVPSQSTATIKLELLPLTDGIITLDTLQIDVKEKGCTYIPEHSLKINATSSISSGIL, from the exons ATGCAGCAGGGTGGTGGTAAAG GCGCTTTTTGTTTTGGCGGGACGATGAATTTATTTAGAATATCTAGTCAACATGTACAACATGTACCGGCTGCTGCTGTTGTTTATGAACCACCTCCGGAGGCGCAGCTTCCCCTGAAACCAGCAGGACCAACTTTGGAGGGTTTAATTGCTGAAGATTCATATCCACAGTATGCTGCAATTGCTGATCACGTTGGAGAAAATGAATCCGGAGTTGAACATGGCACTGGTGCAAAGAACGACTCATCTGTTATAGCAAAGCATCATGACGTTTCGGATGAGGAAGGATGGATTGCGATTCCATACA AAGAACTCCCCGATAATTGGAATGATGCACAAGAGATACAATCATTACGCTCTATGGACCGCTCCTTTGTTTTTCCTG gtGAACATGTTCATATCCTTGCCTTGCTGTCAGCATGTAAGCAGGATACAGAAATTATTACTCCTTTTAAATTAGCTGCAGCTATGAATAAAAATGGTTTAAAGCAAAGCCCAACGAAGCAAAATGGGAATGTGGAAGATGAAAATGATACATTGTCAAGAAAAGGAGAAAGTAGTCTTGATAGTCAAGGTACAGATCAAATTGGTGAAACCCTGTCAAAAGAGAAGGCTGATCCACAAAAGGATGTTTCTGCTAGTGAATCCCTTCTTCGAATGGAGGATCACAAAAGACAAACTGAAATATTATTGCAAAGATTTGAGAGGTCTCATTTTTTTGTTAGGATTGCGGAGTCGGGTGAGTCCCTTTGGTCAAAAAAGGGTTCTTCTGAGAAGTCTTCAGAATCTTCTGAGATGGATGGTCTAGAGGACACGTTAAATGGAACCCAGAAAAGTGCATTGCCTCAACTCAATGCCATTGTTGATAAAGGAAATTTTGATCCCAAAGTCTCTGGTGGTGTAGCAAGAAATAATGTCAAGTGTTGCTCTCTTTCTAATGGAGACATAGTG GTTCTTTTACAGGTGAATGTTGGTGTAGATTTTTTGAATGACCCTGTTATTGAGATTCTTCAGTTTGAGAAGTACCGTGAGAGAAGTCTGTCTACAGAGGCTCAGGAGAACTTGGTTTATGCAAATCCGGACCCATGTGGAGAGTTGTTAAAATGGCTGCTTCCTTTGGATAACGTACTTCCTCCTCCAGCTCGTCCTTTATCTCCTCCTTTAACTTCTAATTCAGGAATTGGTGCCACACATCAAAAGCCCACATCCGGTTCTCAGATTTTCTCCCATTTTAGAAGTTACTCCATGTCATCACTACCACAAAATACTACACAACCACCTGCACCTATTACAGTCGCCAGTTCTAAGCCAAGCTTTGATCGTGAAGACTGGGATCAGTTTTCATCTCTGAAGCTCTTGAAGAGTCAAAAAGATGGTTACGACGGGCTTTTATCTTTTCGAGGTGTGTCATTGGAGCGCGAAAGGTTTTCTGTTCGTTGTGGATTGGAAGGCATCTATACACCAGGAAGAAGATGGAGGAGAAAACTTGAAATCATACAACCTGTAGAAATTCATTCTTTTGCTGCGGACTGCAATACAGATGACCTTCTCTGTGTCCAGATAAAG AATGTTTCTCCAGCACATGCACCCAATATTGTGGTGTATGTAGATGCTATAACGATTGTCTTTGAGGAGGCTTCAAAAGGTGGACAGTCTGTATCGTTACCAATTGTATGTGTGGAAGCAGGCAGTGACCATAGCATACCAAATTTGGCACTCAG GAGAGGTGAAGAGCATTCTTTTATTCTTAAACCAGCAACAACCCTGTGGAAGAATTTCAAGACTGGTGGTGATAGAAGCACTCAACAATCACTAGCACAGGCTGGAAATGCAGCATCAAGTTCACATCTAGCATTGAAGACTGCTGAAGGAAAAAGGGCTGCTTCAACCGCTGACCAGTATGCAATTATGGTATCCTGTCGGTGCAACTACACGG AGTCAAGATTGTTTTTTAAACAGCCAACAAGTTGGCGACCGCGTATGTCAAGGGATCTTATGATATCTGTTGCGTCTGAAATGTCTGGACAATCTAGTGCACCAAATGCTGGAGTCTCCCAACTTCCTGTTCAG GTCTTAACTCTTCAGGCTTCAAACTTAACAACTGAAGATCTATCTCTGACGGTTCTTGCCCCGGCTTCATTTACTTTGCCACCTTCAGTCGTATCCTTGAATTCTTCACCTTCTTCTCCAATGAGTCCATTTGTTGGTTTTCCTGGGTTTACAGGAAGAACAACTGCCGAGAGACATAACTCTACAATGCAGAGGCTGAACTCAGCACCCTCTATATTGACAAATCAGAAACAAGCTTCTTCTAAAGAACAAGCTTCTCCAGTATCTGATATTGTTCCTACTGCTGGTTTAGGTTGTACACATTTGTGGCTTCAGAGTAGAGTTCCACTAGG ATGTGTTCCCTCCCAATCTACGGCCACCATCAAGCTGGAGCTACTTCCATTGACTGATGGCATAATTACGCTGGACACTCTTCAGATTGATGTCAAGGAAAAAG GTTGTACTTACATACCTGAGCACTCGCTGAAGATTAATGCCACATCCAGTATTTCCTCGGGGATTCTTTAA
- the LOC112194316 gene encoding uncharacterized protein LOC112194316 isoform X2: MNLFRISSQHVQHVPAAAVVYEPPPEAQLPLKPAGPTLEGLIAEDSYPQYAAIADHVGENESGVEHGTGAKNDSSVIAKHHDVSDEEGWIAIPYKELPDNWNDAQEIQSLRSMDRSFVFPGEHVHILALLSACKQDTEIITPFKLAAAMNKNGLKQSPTKQNGNVEDENDTLSRKGESSLDSQGTDQIGETLSKEKADPQKDVSASESLLRMEDHKRQTEILLQRFERSHFFVRIAESGESLWSKKGSSEKSSESSEMDGLEDTLNGTQKSALPQLNAIVDKGNFDPKVSGGVARNNVKCCSLSNGDIVVLLQVNVGVDFLNDPVIEILQFEKYRERSLSTEAQENLVYANPDPCGELLKWLLPLDNVLPPPARPLSPPLTSNSGIGATHQKPTSGSQIFSHFRSYSMSSLPQNTTQPPAPITVASSKPSFDREDWDQFSSLKLLKSQKDGYDGLLSFRGVSLERERFSVRCGLEGIYTPGRRWRRKLEIIQPVEIHSFAADCNTDDLLCVQIKNVSPAHAPNIVVYVDAITIVFEEASKGGQSVSLPIVCVEAGSDHSIPNLALRRGEEHSFILKPATTLWKNFKTGGDRSTQQSLAQAGNAASSSHLALKTAEGKRAASTADQYAIMVSCRCNYTESRLFFKQPTSWRPRMSRDLMISVASEMSGQSSAPNAGVSQLPVQVLTLQASNLTTEDLSLTVLAPASFTLPPSVVSLNSSPSSPMSPFVGFPGFTGRTTAERHNSTMQRLNSAPSILTNQKQASSKEQASPVSDIVPTAGLGCTHLWLQSRVPLGCVPSQSTATIKLELLPLTDGIITLDTLQIDVKEKGCTYIPEHSLKINATSSISSGIL; this comes from the exons ATGAATTTATTTAGAATATCTAGTCAACATGTACAACATGTACCGGCTGCTGCTGTTGTTTATGAACCACCTCCGGAGGCGCAGCTTCCCCTGAAACCAGCAGGACCAACTTTGGAGGGTTTAATTGCTGAAGATTCATATCCACAGTATGCTGCAATTGCTGATCACGTTGGAGAAAATGAATCCGGAGTTGAACATGGCACTGGTGCAAAGAACGACTCATCTGTTATAGCAAAGCATCATGACGTTTCGGATGAGGAAGGATGGATTGCGATTCCATACA AAGAACTCCCCGATAATTGGAATGATGCACAAGAGATACAATCATTACGCTCTATGGACCGCTCCTTTGTTTTTCCTG gtGAACATGTTCATATCCTTGCCTTGCTGTCAGCATGTAAGCAGGATACAGAAATTATTACTCCTTTTAAATTAGCTGCAGCTATGAATAAAAATGGTTTAAAGCAAAGCCCAACGAAGCAAAATGGGAATGTGGAAGATGAAAATGATACATTGTCAAGAAAAGGAGAAAGTAGTCTTGATAGTCAAGGTACAGATCAAATTGGTGAAACCCTGTCAAAAGAGAAGGCTGATCCACAAAAGGATGTTTCTGCTAGTGAATCCCTTCTTCGAATGGAGGATCACAAAAGACAAACTGAAATATTATTGCAAAGATTTGAGAGGTCTCATTTTTTTGTTAGGATTGCGGAGTCGGGTGAGTCCCTTTGGTCAAAAAAGGGTTCTTCTGAGAAGTCTTCAGAATCTTCTGAGATGGATGGTCTAGAGGACACGTTAAATGGAACCCAGAAAAGTGCATTGCCTCAACTCAATGCCATTGTTGATAAAGGAAATTTTGATCCCAAAGTCTCTGGTGGTGTAGCAAGAAATAATGTCAAGTGTTGCTCTCTTTCTAATGGAGACATAGTG GTTCTTTTACAGGTGAATGTTGGTGTAGATTTTTTGAATGACCCTGTTATTGAGATTCTTCAGTTTGAGAAGTACCGTGAGAGAAGTCTGTCTACAGAGGCTCAGGAGAACTTGGTTTATGCAAATCCGGACCCATGTGGAGAGTTGTTAAAATGGCTGCTTCCTTTGGATAACGTACTTCCTCCTCCAGCTCGTCCTTTATCTCCTCCTTTAACTTCTAATTCAGGAATTGGTGCCACACATCAAAAGCCCACATCCGGTTCTCAGATTTTCTCCCATTTTAGAAGTTACTCCATGTCATCACTACCACAAAATACTACACAACCACCTGCACCTATTACAGTCGCCAGTTCTAAGCCAAGCTTTGATCGTGAAGACTGGGATCAGTTTTCATCTCTGAAGCTCTTGAAGAGTCAAAAAGATGGTTACGACGGGCTTTTATCTTTTCGAGGTGTGTCATTGGAGCGCGAAAGGTTTTCTGTTCGTTGTGGATTGGAAGGCATCTATACACCAGGAAGAAGATGGAGGAGAAAACTTGAAATCATACAACCTGTAGAAATTCATTCTTTTGCTGCGGACTGCAATACAGATGACCTTCTCTGTGTCCAGATAAAG AATGTTTCTCCAGCACATGCACCCAATATTGTGGTGTATGTAGATGCTATAACGATTGTCTTTGAGGAGGCTTCAAAAGGTGGACAGTCTGTATCGTTACCAATTGTATGTGTGGAAGCAGGCAGTGACCATAGCATACCAAATTTGGCACTCAG GAGAGGTGAAGAGCATTCTTTTATTCTTAAACCAGCAACAACCCTGTGGAAGAATTTCAAGACTGGTGGTGATAGAAGCACTCAACAATCACTAGCACAGGCTGGAAATGCAGCATCAAGTTCACATCTAGCATTGAAGACTGCTGAAGGAAAAAGGGCTGCTTCAACCGCTGACCAGTATGCAATTATGGTATCCTGTCGGTGCAACTACACGG AGTCAAGATTGTTTTTTAAACAGCCAACAAGTTGGCGACCGCGTATGTCAAGGGATCTTATGATATCTGTTGCGTCTGAAATGTCTGGACAATCTAGTGCACCAAATGCTGGAGTCTCCCAACTTCCTGTTCAG GTCTTAACTCTTCAGGCTTCAAACTTAACAACTGAAGATCTATCTCTGACGGTTCTTGCCCCGGCTTCATTTACTTTGCCACCTTCAGTCGTATCCTTGAATTCTTCACCTTCTTCTCCAATGAGTCCATTTGTTGGTTTTCCTGGGTTTACAGGAAGAACAACTGCCGAGAGACATAACTCTACAATGCAGAGGCTGAACTCAGCACCCTCTATATTGACAAATCAGAAACAAGCTTCTTCTAAAGAACAAGCTTCTCCAGTATCTGATATTGTTCCTACTGCTGGTTTAGGTTGTACACATTTGTGGCTTCAGAGTAGAGTTCCACTAGG ATGTGTTCCCTCCCAATCTACGGCCACCATCAAGCTGGAGCTACTTCCATTGACTGATGGCATAATTACGCTGGACACTCTTCAGATTGATGTCAAGGAAAAAG GTTGTACTTACATACCTGAGCACTCGCTGAAGATTAATGCCACATCCAGTATTTCCTCGGGGATTCTTTAA